A genomic region of Deinococcus betulae contains the following coding sequences:
- a CDS encoding HupE/UreJ family protein codes for MPTIVLSTQALNRMLIWILALGLAAVSGRAEAHTTSDYQLDLSVEGAALQGTWDVMLPDLAGAVPLDADQDGRVSNEELTRSGALARDYMLARLQVKADGQSCTLTDQAMQVGKKDTGRFLRLQLTGQCPLIPSTVEVTSRLFMDQKDTALHRGFLNLEAGGRASTSVFTPASITAEVTLTRPGAWQNFLTFIWLGMTHIWAGLDHVLFLLTLLLPTVLRRQGGQWQPVGHFREALVSVIKVVTAFTVAHSVTLTLSALGILTFPSQVVESVIAASVVFAALNNLVPLVQERARWAVAFGFGLMHGFGFSSVLSELVEDRQALVQSLLGFNIGVELGQLALVAVAVPLLFWIRATVFYRRAVFAPASVGVAVVATVWFVQRALPAG; via the coding sequence ATGCCGACCATTGTTCTCTCGACCCAAGCGCTCAACCGGATGCTGATCTGGATCTTAGCTCTGGGCCTGGCTGCTGTGTCTGGCCGCGCTGAGGCGCACACCACCTCGGACTATCAACTCGATCTCTCGGTCGAAGGGGCGGCGCTGCAGGGCACCTGGGACGTGATGCTGCCTGACCTAGCCGGAGCCGTTCCGCTCGATGCAGATCAGGATGGCCGGGTCAGCAATGAGGAACTGACCCGCTCGGGGGCCTTGGCGCGGGATTACATGCTCGCCCGGCTCCAGGTCAAGGCCGACGGCCAGTCCTGCACCCTCACGGACCAGGCCATGCAGGTGGGCAAGAAGGATACGGGCCGCTTTCTGCGGTTGCAACTGACTGGGCAGTGTCCGCTGATACCCAGCACGGTTGAGGTGACCAGCCGGCTGTTCATGGACCAGAAGGACACGGCGCTGCACCGTGGTTTCCTGAACTTGGAAGCGGGCGGCCGCGCCTCGACCAGTGTCTTCACCCCGGCGTCCATCACGGCAGAAGTAACGCTGACCCGGCCAGGGGCGTGGCAGAACTTTCTGACCTTCATCTGGTTGGGCATGACGCATATCTGGGCGGGGCTGGATCACGTGCTGTTTCTGCTGACTCTTCTCTTGCCGACCGTACTCAGACGTCAGGGTGGACAGTGGCAACCCGTCGGTCACTTCCGCGAAGCGCTGGTCAGCGTAATCAAAGTGGTCACCGCCTTCACCGTCGCCCACTCCGTGACCTTAACGCTTTCGGCCTTGGGCATCCTGACCTTCCCGTCCCAAGTGGTGGAGTCGGTGATTGCCGCGTCCGTCGTGTTCGCAGCCCTGAACAACTTGGTCCCACTGGTCCAGGAACGGGCCCGTTGGGCGGTTGCGTTTGGTTTTGGCCTGATGCACGGCTTCGGCTTCTCCAGTGTGCTGAGCGAACTGGTGGAAGACCGGCAGGCACTGGTGCAAAGTCTCCTGGGCTTCAACATCGGCGTTGAACTAGGCCAGTTGGCGCTGGTGGCCGTGGCGGTCCCCCTCCTGTTCTGGATTCGGGCTACAGTCTTTTATCGCCGGGCGGTGTTTGCCCCGGCCTCGGTTGGCGTGGCCGTGGTGGCGACCGTCTGGTTTGTGCAGCGGGCGTTACCGGCTGGTTAA
- a CDS encoding fibronectin type III domain-containing protein, whose translation MIWLSARVLLTTLLLTGGTAYAWKPITHNYLAEEALRDALDDGFVTIPVLVNGAPQNPPVTQTYRVDPDLLLALRANIAQYRAGVLGPDAYPDIATGQQVIHPPHSANKDDGSVRKGSDDWLQHLYTKGQQSQSGAVKAFVTGYLTHAAGDVFAHTFVNAYAGGPFDVDPHTNAAKHLVIEGYMGKRTPNLVEYDYSGTVTSGRFDGGLNNRIFYPSGDFSISGVENFIYDEMIDISRNTSLKTLYEGRTNVASIPYIYSNLRNVLGKHIDWYYDEKRSLETKIKNCKFYDIWCMNKYNFLYLNHVTVVWATKEYAIEWQRDIDDGLKEWAKTSHELALQMIYPSSDGNPANAGIDTDRRAKVSAIIDDYLFNHLASMSGAPDQAGRVAYWVLKFIDEQFNMPESIKKAKANLIDFMLKNATGKTRTEWESYITSPEQKFDPVMTMAYGIDKDTRLPQQGTLINLQQMNQTVLNLPLDSSGQPDPAYNRPELRFSIDKFSPAYNTLIMSKLVLLSPSEFSRFVQGLPFEGTRPTSVRPNAMLGFVYSLDGRKDKQNPRVLSEVYGDCGAYNAVFKPQIGDDRCTNRNTTPGQSVPGNPSGLTATPEDSREVSLAWVAGSGATQHTVERRALPSGTYAVIATLGATAQGLTDLNVQPSRRYAYRVKAGNAAGYSTGTEVSVTTPADQAPCRPTGTATGQPSSKTDEAAPDFVKPC comes from the coding sequence ATGATCTGGCTCTCAGCCCGTGTATTGCTCACCACCCTGCTCCTGACTGGCGGCACAGCGTATGCGTGGAAGCCCATTACCCATAATTATTTAGCAGAAGAAGCGCTGCGAGATGCGCTGGACGACGGCTTCGTCACCATTCCCGTGCTGGTCAACGGGGCGCCGCAAAACCCGCCCGTCACGCAAACGTACAGAGTTGATCCTGACCTGCTGCTGGCCCTTCGTGCCAATATCGCCCAGTACCGGGCCGGCGTGCTCGGGCCAGATGCCTACCCAGATATCGCCACGGGTCAACAGGTCATTCATCCGCCACACTCAGCCAACAAAGACGACGGCTCTGTTCGGAAAGGTTCTGATGACTGGCTCCAGCACTTGTATACCAAAGGGCAACAGTCGCAAAGTGGAGCGGTCAAGGCATTCGTCACCGGCTACCTGACTCACGCAGCAGGCGACGTCTTCGCGCACACCTTCGTCAATGCATATGCTGGCGGTCCATTCGATGTGGATCCACATACCAATGCGGCAAAACATTTGGTGATCGAAGGCTACATGGGCAAGAGAACGCCGAACTTGGTCGAGTATGACTATTCCGGTACGGTCACCAGTGGCCGATTCGATGGCGGACTCAATAACCGAATATTCTATCCGAGCGGAGATTTCAGTATTAGTGGCGTAGAGAATTTCATCTATGATGAGATGATTGACATTTCTCGAAACACATCTCTCAAAACCCTCTATGAGGGTCGAACGAATGTTGCCTCTATTCCATATATTTACTCAAACCTTCGAAATGTTTTGGGTAAACATATTGACTGGTATTATGACGAGAAGAGATCACTAGAGACAAAAATTAAGAATTGTAAATTTTATGATATCTGGTGCATGAACAAGTACAATTTTCTTTACCTCAATCATGTAACAGTGGTTTGGGCGACGAAGGAATATGCAATTGAGTGGCAGCGCGACATTGACGATGGCCTCAAGGAATGGGCCAAGACAAGTCATGAGCTGGCCCTTCAGATGATTTATCCCTCCTCAGACGGCAACCCGGCTAATGCCGGGATTGATACCGACCGACGAGCGAAAGTCAGCGCCATTATCGATGATTATCTGTTCAACCATCTGGCCAGTATGTCGGGTGCCCCGGACCAGGCCGGCCGCGTGGCTTACTGGGTGCTCAAGTTTATTGACGAACAGTTCAATATGCCGGAGTCCATCAAGAAGGCGAAGGCTAATCTGATCGACTTCATGCTCAAGAATGCAACAGGCAAGACCAGGACTGAATGGGAAAGTTACATCACCAGTCCAGAGCAAAAATTTGATCCCGTAATGACGATGGCATACGGCATTGACAAGGACACTCGTCTGCCGCAGCAGGGCACGCTCATCAATCTCCAGCAGATGAATCAGACTGTGCTGAATCTGCCTCTAGACAGCAGTGGTCAACCCGATCCTGCTTACAACCGCCCAGAACTCCGCTTTTCAATTGATAAGTTTTCGCCCGCTTACAATACCCTGATCATGAGCAAATTGGTGCTACTGAGCCCATCTGAGTTCTCCCGCTTTGTCCAGGGATTGCCATTCGAGGGAACCCGGCCCACCTCAGTTCGGCCCAACGCCATGCTGGGTTTCGTGTATTCCCTGGATGGCCGGAAAGATAAGCAAAATCCACGCGTGTTATCAGAGGTCTATGGGGATTGTGGAGCCTATAACGCTGTCTTCAAGCCTCAAATCGGGGATGACCGCTGCACCAACCGAAACACGACGCCCGGTCAATCAGTTCCTGGAAATCCCAGTGGTCTGACCGCAACGCCAGAGGATAGCCGGGAAGTGTCGTTGGCGTGGGTCGCTGGGTCCGGGGCAACTCAGCATACGGTGGAGCGCCGAGCCCTCCCCTCAGGCACGTACGCAGTGATTGCCACTCTGGGTGCAACTGCTCAGGGGTTGACTGATCTGAATGTGCAGCCATCACGGCGCTACGCCTACCGAGTCAAAGCTGGGAACGCGGCGGGCTACAGCACGGGTACCGAAGTCAGCGTGACGACGCCAGCGGATCAGGCGCCTTGCCGTCCCACCGGCACAGCAACCGGCCAACCGTCAAGCAAAACCGACGAGGCCGCACCTGATTTCGTCAAACCCTGCTGA
- a CDS encoding Nramp family divalent metal transporter: MKSPAPSFDERMTTEATDVLSGRSTRRGAARLLPFLGPAFVASVAYMDPGNFATNIQGGAQFGYLLLWVILAASLMAMLIQDLSAKLGIATGKNLPEMIRERWPRLAWPYWVQAELVAMATDLAEFLGASLAFQLLFGIPLLWGAILTAIITFSLLTLQKRGFRPLELAISGFVFVIALAYLVQIVLSHPGIEALSGFVPRFEGPDSLYLAVGIIGATVMPHVIYLHSALTQNRIPAHTAAEKRQVARMSRTDIFLAMGLAALINMSMLAAAAAAFHTSGRTDIADLTLAYRTLTPLLGGAAAIAFGLALLSSGLSSSTVGTMAGQVVMQGFVQFSIPVWLRRTITMLPAFAVILLGLNPTDTLILSQVILSFGIPFALVPLLIFTAQPKVMGELVSSRAVQGIGWCIAALIIGLNAYLLFQTFMPG; encoded by the coding sequence ATGAAGTCTCCAGCCCCAAGTTTCGATGAGCGGATGACCACCGAAGCGACCGATGTCCTGAGTGGCCGCTCCACGCGGCGCGGCGCGGCCCGGCTCCTGCCCTTCTTGGGCCCCGCCTTCGTGGCTTCGGTGGCCTACATGGACCCGGGGAACTTTGCCACCAACATCCAGGGCGGCGCGCAGTTCGGCTACCTTCTGCTCTGGGTCATTCTGGCGGCCAGCCTCATGGCGATGCTCATTCAAGATCTCAGCGCCAAACTGGGCATCGCCACTGGCAAGAATCTGCCGGAGATGATCAGGGAACGTTGGCCCCGACTCGCCTGGCCCTACTGGGTTCAAGCGGAACTGGTGGCGATGGCGACCGATCTAGCCGAGTTCCTGGGCGCGTCGCTGGCGTTTCAGCTGCTGTTCGGCATTCCACTCCTGTGGGGCGCGATCTTGACGGCCATCATCACCTTCAGTCTGCTGACCCTGCAGAAACGCGGCTTTCGTCCACTGGAGCTGGCAATTTCCGGGTTCGTCTTCGTGATCGCGCTGGCGTATCTCGTGCAGATCGTGCTGAGTCACCCTGGCATTGAGGCGCTCAGCGGCTTTGTGCCGCGCTTCGAGGGTCCAGACAGCCTCTATCTGGCTGTTGGGATCATCGGGGCCACCGTCATGCCACACGTGATCTACCTGCACAGTGCGCTGACGCAGAACCGGATTCCGGCACATACCGCCGCCGAGAAGCGGCAGGTGGCCCGCATGTCGCGCACCGATATCTTTCTGGCGATGGGGCTGGCCGCCCTGATCAACATGAGCATGCTGGCGGCGGCTGCCGCCGCCTTCCACACGTCGGGCCGAACTGACATTGCGGATCTGACTCTGGCGTACCGCACCCTGACGCCCCTGCTTGGTGGCGCGGCGGCCATCGCCTTCGGTCTGGCGCTGCTCTCCTCTGGGCTGTCGAGCAGCACAGTCGGCACGATGGCCGGCCAGGTGGTGATGCAGGGCTTCGTGCAGTTCAGCATTCCCGTGTGGCTGCGGCGCACGATCACGATGCTGCCCGCTTTCGCCGTGATTCTGTTAGGCCTGAACCCAACGGACACGCTGATTCTGTCGCAGGTCATCCTGAGTTTCGGGATTCCGTTCGCGTTGGTGCCACTCCTGATCTTTACGGCTCAGCCGAAGGTCATGGGGGAACTGGTCAGTTCGCGCGCGGTTCAGGGGATTGGCTGGTGCATCGCGGCCCTGATTATCGGCTTGAACGCCTATCTCCTGTTTCAAACGTTCATGCCTGGCTGA
- a CDS encoding metal-dependent transcriptional regulator — MTHRTLSSAVEDYLKYLYLLGQQSAVNTQALADTLGVNPASVTGMLRRLTEQGLVTHLPYKGARLTPEGEAVALEVLRHHRLLELYLHEALGIPLDEVHEEAEQLEHVISEKLEARIAAWLGQPAFDPHGDPIPGLDGTLPSRSEVSLTAAAPGAPVCILRVPHDPAALKGLMAHGLTPGVTVTLLETSPALGTVTVQVSGAAPLVLSVTLARQVRVAQGVSA; from the coding sequence ATGACGCACCGTACGCTGTCCTCCGCCGTCGAGGACTACCTCAAATACCTCTATCTCCTGGGACAGCAGAGCGCGGTGAACACGCAGGCGCTGGCCGACACGCTTGGGGTCAATCCCGCCAGTGTGACCGGGATGCTGCGCCGCCTGACCGAGCAGGGCCTGGTGACCCACCTCCCGTACAAGGGCGCGCGCCTAACGCCGGAAGGTGAAGCCGTGGCACTCGAAGTGTTGCGGCATCACCGGTTGCTGGAGCTGTACCTCCATGAAGCCCTCGGTATTCCGCTGGACGAGGTGCATGAGGAAGCCGAGCAACTCGAACACGTCATCAGTGAGAAACTTGAAGCCCGCATTGCCGCTTGGCTGGGCCAGCCGGCCTTTGACCCACACGGCGACCCTATTCCAGGACTCGACGGAACCCTTCCTTCCCGGAGTGAAGTGAGTTTGACTGCGGCTGCCCCTGGCGCACCTGTGTGCATCCTGCGCGTCCCTCATGACCCGGCGGCCCTCAAAGGGCTGATGGCACACGGCCTCACGCCGGGCGTCACGGTGACGCTCCTCGAGACCAGTCCAGCGCTGGGCACGGTGACGGTACAGGTCAGCGGCGCCGCACCCCTGGTGCTGTCAGTCACGCTGGCCCGTCAAGTTCGCGTGGCCCAGGGGGTTTCTGCATGA
- a CDS encoding multicopper oxidase domain-containing protein, which produces MSWLRSFLSRRDVLRVGAGGAAVLAGSAALGQGRTAHGAGHAEAASPGSAVPAAHAGHGNNLMVGTVNHKRNGFDPMAMLTDWDWGKASILPSGQTLREYTMIAQNKDIEIAPGVFFPAWTYNGRVPGPTLRCTEGDRLRVTFINQTAHPHTIHFHGVHAAEMDGVPGAGPGEIQPGGRFVYEFDAEPFGCHLYHCHATSLKRHIHKGMYGAFIVDPKGGRPPAQEFVMVQNAFDTNFDGANEIYAVNTVGFEFARRPIPVRRGELIRIYLVNILEFDLINSFHLHANFFNYYDTGTTLEPTSRIVDTITQAQGQRGILEFKYKFTGNFMFHPHISEFTELGWMGSFQVVEPEAYPAALKAAGVDDQWARRSRQGIAGGQS; this is translated from the coding sequence GTGAGTTGGCTGCGCTCGTTCTTGTCGCGGCGCGATGTGCTGCGGGTTGGCGCTGGCGGCGCGGCTGTTCTGGCGGGCAGCGCGGCTCTCGGGCAGGGCCGCACGGCACACGGTGCTGGACATGCTGAAGCGGCTTCTCCCGGCTCAGCGGTTCCAGCCGCTCACGCGGGCCATGGCAACAACCTGATGGTCGGAACCGTCAACCACAAGCGAAACGGCTTCGACCCTATGGCGATGCTCACTGACTGGGACTGGGGCAAAGCCAGCATCCTCCCCAGTGGGCAGACCTTACGCGAGTACACGATGATCGCCCAGAACAAGGACATCGAGATTGCGCCGGGTGTCTTTTTTCCTGCCTGGACCTACAACGGCCGGGTGCCTGGGCCCACCCTGCGCTGCACGGAAGGTGACCGGCTGCGCGTCACCTTCATCAACCAGACGGCCCACCCCCACACCATTCATTTCCACGGCGTGCATGCTGCTGAGATGGACGGCGTGCCTGGGGCCGGCCCTGGAGAAATCCAGCCTGGCGGCCGGTTCGTCTACGAGTTTGACGCCGAGCCGTTCGGCTGCCACCTCTACCATTGTCACGCCACCAGCCTCAAGCGCCACATTCACAAGGGCATGTACGGTGCCTTCATCGTGGATCCCAAAGGTGGGCGGCCGCCCGCGCAGGAGTTCGTGATGGTGCAGAACGCCTTTGACACCAATTTCGACGGGGCCAATGAGATCTATGCGGTCAACACGGTGGGCTTCGAGTTTGCGCGTCGCCCTATCCCGGTGCGCAGGGGCGAACTGATCCGCATCTACCTGGTCAATATTCTGGAATTCGACCTGATCAACTCGTTTCACCTGCACGCGAACTTCTTCAATTACTACGACACCGGCACCACCCTGGAGCCGACCAGCCGCATCGTCGACACCATCACGCAGGCCCAGGGCCAGCGCGGCATTCTGGAATTCAAGTACAAGTTCACGGGCAACTTTATGTTTCATCCGCACATCAGTGAATTCACGGAACTCGGTTGGATGGGCTCGTTCCAGGTGGTCGAGCCAGAGGCGTATCCAGCGGCCTTGAAGGCCGCCGGAGTGGACGACCAGTGGGCGCGGCGCAGCCGGCAGGGCATCGCCGGAGGCCAGTCGTGA
- a CDS encoding ZIP family metal transporter, whose product MSAPAAPAGRWASLWGLAVVPLLLLGAVLAYLVATGGGLKTLQGPPVEQLNIGRVTLPERGVIQVQVVNDGPQTVTVPQVMVDDAFWSFTADPPGPIPRLGRATFMIPYPWVEEEAHKVALLTTLGTVFEAEIPVATLTPQPGRDLFLRFGLVGLYVGVVPVVLGMLWFPWMRRLSAGAMNFILALTVGLLVYLAVGTYLDAQEFAAALPAFWQGTPAVLLIALLTLGVLLALGSKRRTEEAPLGLSYRIATGIGLHNLGEGLAIGAAFALGEAALGTFLILGFTLHNITEGLGIVAPVVRQQPKFVQFAWLALIAGGPAILGTWLGGFAFNPVLATVFLAVGVGAIVQVVWEVGRLVARNTAALGAPLVGWSTLGGFTVGVALMYFTAFFVKF is encoded by the coding sequence GTGAGTGCGCCGGCGGCGCCCGCTGGCCGCTGGGCCAGCTTGTGGGGCCTGGCGGTGGTGCCCCTGTTGCTGCTGGGCGCCGTGCTGGCCTACCTCGTGGCCACAGGCGGCGGCCTGAAGACCTTACAGGGCCCGCCCGTCGAGCAGCTCAACATTGGCCGCGTGACCCTGCCGGAACGCGGCGTGATTCAAGTGCAGGTCGTCAATGATGGGCCGCAGACCGTGACGGTGCCGCAGGTCATGGTTGATGACGCCTTCTGGTCGTTCACTGCTGATCCCCCCGGGCCCATTCCCCGTCTGGGCCGCGCCACCTTCATGATTCCGTACCCCTGGGTGGAGGAGGAGGCCCACAAAGTCGCCCTGCTGACCACGCTGGGCACCGTGTTCGAGGCGGAGATTCCCGTGGCCACCCTGACGCCGCAGCCGGGACGCGATCTGTTTCTCCGCTTCGGGCTGGTGGGGCTCTACGTGGGTGTGGTGCCGGTGGTGCTGGGCATGCTCTGGTTTCCCTGGATGCGCCGCCTGAGTGCGGGCGCCATGAACTTCATCCTGGCCCTGACGGTGGGTCTGCTGGTGTACCTCGCCGTGGGCACGTACCTGGACGCCCAGGAGTTCGCGGCGGCGCTGCCGGCCTTCTGGCAGGGCACGCCGGCGGTGCTCCTGATCGCCCTCTTGACCCTGGGTGTGTTGCTGGCGCTGGGAAGCAAACGCCGGACCGAGGAAGCGCCCCTGGGCCTGTCGTACCGGATCGCCACCGGCATTGGACTGCATAACCTCGGTGAAGGCCTGGCCATCGGGGCGGCGTTTGCTCTGGGCGAAGCGGCACTAGGCACCTTCCTGATTCTGGGCTTTACGCTGCACAACATCACGGAGGGCCTGGGCATCGTCGCGCCCGTGGTGCGCCAGCAACCGAAGTTTGTTCAGTTCGCCTGGCTCGCGCTGATCGCGGGCGGGCCGGCCATCCTGGGCACCTGGCTGGGCGGCTTTGCCTTCAACCCGGTTCTGGCGACGGTCTTTCTGGCCGTGGGGGTCGGCGCCATCGTTCAGGTGGTGTGGGAGGTGGGCCGCCTGGTGGCGCGCAATACGGCGGCGCTGGGCGCACCGCTGGTCGGCTGGTCGACCCTGGGCGGGTTCACGGTCGGGGTCGCCCTGATGTACTTCACGGCGTTCTTCGTCAAGTTTTAA
- a CDS encoding methyltransferase family protein, with protein MESQVSYPALFALTLLYLLLAFVWRSVLVWRQTGANPYVLPQDDSPQGYVGAGMRLLMAAVLLTTGGLAAAPQAAALVGTLPWLVSPALQGGGWLLMAGALGLTVVAQAQMGASWRIGLDARARTALVQSGVFARSRNPIFLAMRLMLLGLFLAAPQAVTLTLLVAGEVLIQVQVRLEEAYLHGVHGETYVAYRARVPRWL; from the coding sequence ATGGAATCTCAAGTGTCTTATCCGGCGCTGTTCGCCCTCACGCTGCTCTACCTGCTGCTCGCGTTCGTCTGGCGCTCGGTGCTGGTCTGGCGGCAAACGGGGGCCAATCCGTACGTGTTGCCCCAGGATGATAGTCCGCAGGGATATGTGGGCGCGGGCATGCGCCTGCTCATGGCTGCTGTCCTGCTGACCACGGGGGGACTCGCCGCCGCGCCCCAGGCAGCGGCGCTGGTAGGGACGCTGCCCTGGTTGGTCAGCCCCGCGCTTCAGGGTGGGGGCTGGCTCCTGATGGCCGGTGCCCTGGGGCTGACCGTGGTGGCCCAGGCCCAGATGGGCGCGTCCTGGCGAATCGGGCTGGATGCGCGGGCGCGGACCGCTTTGGTGCAAAGCGGCGTGTTTGCCCGCTCGCGCAATCCGATCTTCCTGGCCATGCGGCTCATGCTGCTGGGTCTGTTCCTGGCCGCGCCACAGGCGGTGACCCTGACGCTGCTGGTGGCGGGGGAGGTGCTGATACAGGTTCAGGTCCGGCTAGAGGAGGCCTACCTGCACGGCGTGCATGGGGAGACGTATGTCGCTTACCGCGCGCGGGTACCGCGCTGGCTGTGA
- the mads2 gene encoding methylation-associated defense system DNA methyltransferase MAD2: MIFDYITNKPVKDSAKEQVRQRTAHAIPREFGISLADMTIDFPIPVGGRKRKADLVVFSHGVDHTLENVQRIVLVKAEPTKKSAAGLRTHEQAEEDLRELEELLAATPNARYGMWTNGMELFFLERYSTKFEERFEPIADWPMGDESLSDQNFASVQRLRRADAEMLRTTFRRCHNFIHGNEGMPKDAAFWQFLYLIFAKMQDERAPRTGRRFFADPREPYDPAGQQKIRDRVIPLFNAVKKDHPEIFKGDEQLILSDRALSFMVSELGRYEFTRAEIDAKGAAYQEIVGTNLRGDRGQYFTPRGPIKLMVDMLNPQPHEKVLDPANGTGGFLVSTLDHIRHLLEDGLDPSQTEDQKTVQAKLAQYASQNLFGADFDPFLVRATIMNVVMSSSGEVRPNIYNINSLEFPGGHLSGTAEARQHIPLGSIDVLMANPPFGSDIPITDKNILQHYDLAYQWKKQDDGSFMNTGNPQSSVAPEVLFVERCIKWVKPGGRLGLVLPDGILGNPGDEYIRWWIMQHTYVLASVDLPVETFIVEANVNILTSLLLLRRKTEAERNSEMFSPIPFEYPVFMAVAEKVGFDRRGNTLYKRHPDGEEIIEEYDEEQDVRIAGRTETRTVRRRRKLLDNDLPVIARKYHEFRALHPMPSALDEA, encoded by the coding sequence ATGATTTTTGATTACATCACCAACAAGCCTGTCAAGGACTCTGCCAAAGAACAGGTGCGCCAGCGCACGGCGCACGCCATCCCCAGAGAGTTCGGCATCAGCCTCGCTGACATGACGATTGACTTCCCCATTCCGGTGGGTGGCCGCAAACGTAAGGCGGACCTCGTCGTGTTCTCGCATGGGGTGGACCACACGCTCGAAAACGTGCAGCGTATCGTGCTCGTTAAAGCGGAACCCACCAAAAAGAGTGCCGCTGGCCTGCGAACGCACGAACAGGCCGAAGAGGACCTGCGCGAACTGGAAGAGCTCCTGGCGGCGACCCCGAACGCCCGATACGGGATGTGGACGAATGGAATGGAATTATTCTTCCTCGAACGGTATTCCACAAAGTTCGAAGAGCGCTTTGAGCCGATTGCCGACTGGCCTATGGGTGATGAGAGCCTCAGCGACCAGAACTTCGCGAGTGTGCAGCGGCTGCGCCGGGCAGACGCAGAAATGCTCCGCACGACTTTCCGCCGCTGTCACAACTTCATTCACGGGAACGAAGGCATGCCCAAAGACGCCGCCTTCTGGCAATTCCTGTATCTGATCTTCGCGAAGATGCAGGACGAACGTGCTCCCCGCACCGGCCGGCGCTTCTTCGCTGATCCTCGGGAACCTTACGATCCGGCCGGTCAGCAGAAGATTCGTGACCGCGTCATTCCCCTGTTCAATGCTGTGAAGAAAGACCACCCGGAGATCTTCAAAGGGGATGAGCAGCTCATACTCAGCGACCGGGCTCTGTCGTTCATGGTGAGCGAACTCGGCCGGTATGAGTTCACCCGCGCGGAAATCGACGCAAAGGGCGCCGCGTACCAGGAGATTGTGGGCACAAACCTGCGCGGCGACCGCGGGCAGTACTTTACCCCGCGCGGCCCGATCAAATTGATGGTCGACATGCTCAATCCGCAGCCGCACGAGAAAGTTCTTGACCCGGCCAACGGCACAGGCGGGTTCCTCGTCTCTACCCTCGACCACATCCGTCACCTACTTGAGGACGGCCTCGATCCCAGCCAGACGGAAGACCAGAAAACCGTGCAAGCCAAACTGGCCCAGTACGCCAGTCAGAACCTCTTTGGAGCAGACTTCGATCCCTTCCTGGTTCGGGCCACAATCATGAACGTCGTAATGAGCAGCTCGGGCGAGGTGAGGCCCAACATTTACAACATCAACAGCTTGGAATTTCCTGGAGGCCACCTCAGCGGCACCGCAGAAGCCCGCCAGCACATTCCGCTGGGCAGCATTGACGTGCTAATGGCCAACCCACCCTTCGGCAGCGACATCCCCATCACTGACAAGAACATCCTGCAGCACTATGACCTGGCGTATCAGTGGAAGAAACAGGACGACGGCTCTTTCATGAACACCGGCAACCCGCAAAGTAGCGTCGCGCCGGAAGTTCTGTTTGTGGAACGCTGCATCAAATGGGTGAAGCCCGGCGGTCGCCTCGGCTTAGTGCTGCCTGACGGCATCCTCGGGAACCCCGGTGACGAGTACATCCGCTGGTGGATCATGCAACACACATACGTCCTGGCCAGCGTTGACCTGCCCGTCGAAACCTTTATCGTCGAAGCGAACGTTAACATCCTGACTAGCCTGCTCCTGCTGCGCCGCAAGACCGAAGCCGAGCGGAACTCGGAAATGTTTTCGCCGATTCCCTTCGAATACCCCGTCTTCATGGCGGTCGCCGAGAAAGTGGGCTTCGACCGCCGAGGCAACACGTTGTACAAGCGTCACCCGGACGGCGAAGAAATCATCGAGGAATACGACGAGGAACAGGATGTGCGGATCGCCGGACGAACCGAAACTCGCACAGTTCGCAGACGCCGCAAACTGCTGGATAACGACCTGCCTGTCATTGCGCGGAAGTACCACGAATTCCGCGCGCTGCACCCCATGCCCAGCGCCCTGGACGAAGCATGA